The Panicum hallii strain FIL2 chromosome 9, PHallii_v3.1, whole genome shotgun sequence genome has a window encoding:
- the LOC112873733 gene encoding CASP-like protein 2U2, whose protein sequence is MSQGGGAAAGNGVSPGNVPVCYYGQAGRVPAALERRVRAAELFLRCAACGLAVLAAALLGADRQTRVFFSVEKEARYTDMQSLAFLVIANGMAACYSLLQGARCLVSILTGGVLISRPMAWAIFSCDQVMAYFTISAVAVAMEAAMIGKYGNTQFQWMKTCHLYKRFCAQAGGAVACAVAASLNMVGISLVSAFNLFRLYGSGKGRK, encoded by the exons ATGAGccaaggaggaggagcggcggccggcaacGGCGTCAGCCCCGGCAACGTGCCGGTGTGCTACTACGGCCAAGCGGGGCGCGtgccggcggcgctggagcggcggGTGCGCGCCGCGGAGCTGTTCCTGCGGTGCGCGGCGTGCGGGCTCGCGGTGCTCGCCGCGGCGCTGCTGGGCGCCGACCGCCAGACACGCGTCTTCTTCTCCGTCGAGAAGGAGGCCCGGTACACCGACATGCAGTCCCTCGC ATTTTTGGTGATAGCAAATGGGATGGCGGCGTGTTATAGCCTGCTCCAGGGGGCGAGGTGCTTGGTGAGCATCCTGACAGGTGGCGTCCTCATCAGCAGGCCCATGGCATGGGCTATCTTCTCTTGCGATCAG GTGATGGCGTATTTCACGATctcggcggtggcggtggcgatgGAGGCGGCGATGATCGGCAAGTACGGCAACACGCAGTTCCAGTGGATGAAGACGTGCCACCTCTACAAGCGGTTCTGCGCGCAGGCGGGGGGCGCCGTGGCCTGCGCCGTCGCGGCAAGCCTCAACATGGTCGGCATCTCGCTCGTCTCCGCGTTCAACCTCTTCCGGTTGTACGGCAGCGGCAAGGGGAGGAAGTGA